A region of Massilia sp. KIM DNA encodes the following proteins:
- the scpB gene encoding SMC-Scp complex subunit ScpB, with protein sequence MNTDEAKRVLETALLCAREPMSIHGMKKLFAEVDAGGRQTGGVGADTIKILLEELRQDWQDRGIELVGLASGWRFQSRPEMKPYLDRLSPEKPPKYSRATLETLAIIAYRQPVTRGDIEEIRGVAVNSQTIKMLEDRGWIDVVGHREVVGRPALLGTTKQFLDDLGLASLSQLPPLQPVSDVPDGRSLEALEAALKENFDKADALAPADDTITSPVEVPLDDRETAADAGPGLHNKDTNDDY encoded by the coding sequence ATGAATACTGACGAGGCCAAACGCGTCCTCGAGACCGCCTTGCTGTGCGCCCGGGAGCCGATGTCGATCCACGGGATGAAAAAACTGTTCGCCGAGGTCGACGCCGGCGGCCGCCAGACCGGCGGCGTCGGCGCCGACACCATCAAGATCCTGCTGGAAGAACTGCGCCAGGACTGGCAGGACCGGGGAATCGAACTGGTGGGCCTGGCCTCCGGCTGGCGCTTCCAGAGCCGGCCCGAGATGAAGCCTTACCTCGATCGCCTGTCGCCGGAAAAGCCGCCCAAGTATTCGCGCGCCACCCTGGAAACCCTGGCCATCATCGCCTACCGCCAGCCGGTGACGCGCGGCGACATCGAAGAGATCCGCGGCGTCGCGGTCAATTCGCAGACGATCAAGATGCTGGAAGACCGCGGCTGGATCGACGTGGTCGGCCACCGCGAGGTGGTCGGAAGGCCGGCCCTGCTCGGGACCACCAAGCAGTTCCTGGACGACCTTGGCCTCGCCTCGCTGTCCCAGCTGCCGCCCTTGCAGCCGGTCAGCGACGTGCCGGACGGCCGCAGCCTCGAGGCGCTGGAAGCGGCACTGAAAGAAAACTTTGACAAGGCGGACGCCCTGGCGCCCGCCGACGACACGATCACTTCACCAGTTGAAGTCCCGCTTGATGACCGGGAGACGGCGGCCGACGCTGGGCCAGGTCTGCACAATAAAGATACGAACGATGACTACTGA
- a CDS encoding glucokinase produces MTASLSSLTTASLTHAGGARLLADVGGTNARFALETGPGRIELIDVLACKDHLTLAAAIGAYLASPNVVAALSGPVRHAAIAIANPVVGDYVRMTNHHWEFSIEALRKECGFEVLEVVNDFSALARSLPHLGGQKLQIGGGAPVADTPLGLLGAGTGLGVSGLIPCGDSWTALRSEGGHVSFSPANEVEVAILQYAWREFEHVSAERLLSGAGVELIYRALADRAGRPGESLSAPEISRRALAGECALCDQVLEVFCGMLGTAAGNLAITLGAQGGVYIGGGIVPRLGERFARSCFRQRFEQKGRFAAYLAQVPTYVITADYPAFLGVSAILSEKLSD; encoded by the coding sequence ATGACCGCTTCCCTGTCCAGCCTCACCACCGCGTCCCTCACCCATGCCGGAGGCGCCCGCCTGCTCGCCGATGTCGGTGGCACCAATGCGCGCTTCGCCCTGGAGACCGGGCCAGGGCGGATCGAACTGATCGATGTGCTGGCCTGCAAGGATCACCTGACCCTGGCCGCCGCCATCGGGGCCTACCTGGCTTCGCCGAACGTGGTCGCGGCCCTTTCCGGTCCGGTGCGCCACGCCGCCATCGCCATCGCCAACCCGGTGGTGGGCGACTATGTGCGCATGACCAATCACCACTGGGAATTCTCGATCGAGGCCCTGCGCAAGGAGTGCGGCTTCGAGGTGCTGGAAGTGGTCAACGATTTCTCGGCCCTGGCCCGCTCGCTGCCCCACCTGGGCGGACAGAAGCTGCAGATCGGCGGCGGCGCCCCCGTGGCCGATACGCCGCTGGGCCTGCTGGGCGCCGGCACCGGCCTGGGCGTCTCGGGCCTGATCCCCTGCGGCGACAGCTGGACCGCGCTGCGCAGCGAGGGCGGCCACGTCAGCTTCTCGCCGGCGAACGAGGTCGAAGTGGCCATCCTGCAATACGCCTGGCGCGAGTTCGAGCACGTCTCGGCCGAGCGCCTGCTCTCGGGCGCGGGCGTGGAACTGATCTACCGCGCCCTGGCCGACCGGGCAGGGCGGCCGGGCGAGAGTCTGTCGGCGCCGGAAATCTCGCGCCGCGCCCTGGCGGGCGAGTGCGCGCTGTGCGACCAGGTGCTGGAAGTCTTCTGCGGCATGCTCGGCACCGCCGCCGGCAACCTGGCGATCACCCTCGGCGCCCAGGGCGGCGTCTACATCGGCGGCGGCATCGTGCCGCGCCTGGGCGAGCGCTTCGCCCGCTCCTGCTTCCGCCAGCGCTTCGAGCAGAAGGGCCGTTTCGCCGCCTACCTGGCCCAGGTGCCGACCTATGTGATCACGGCCGACTACCCGGCTTTCCTCGGCGTGTCGGCGATTTTGTCGGAAAAACTGTCCGACTGA
- a CDS encoding VTT domain-containing protein, which translates to MPQLADLIQMYGVLIVFGIVLVEQFGLPIPAYPILIVAGALAVDGDVSWQLCLVAAVSACLICDYFWFRAGRFYGKRILRLLCRISLSPDSCVNQTEDRFRRFGVKSLLVSKFIPGFNTIAAPLSGAMGTQTREFVLFSATGAALWSGTGILLGFLFHNSVDSVLEFLSTMGSTALMVVGGLLALFIAFKYAERRRARARSDIERIELAEVLQLIDDGHEPLIIDARSLTAQQLEAAIPGALVYRACQPEQLMASLDRNRHIVVYCSCPNDVTAAEVAKQFLANGFHRARPLKGGLEAWNAHHNAGPELDPATC; encoded by the coding sequence ATGCCCCAGCTAGCCGACCTGATCCAGATGTATGGCGTGCTGATCGTGTTCGGCATCGTCCTCGTCGAACAGTTCGGCCTGCCCATTCCCGCATACCCGATCCTCATCGTGGCAGGCGCGCTCGCGGTCGACGGCGACGTCAGCTGGCAGCTGTGCCTGGTGGCCGCCGTGTCGGCCTGCCTGATCTGCGACTACTTCTGGTTCCGCGCCGGCCGCTTCTACGGCAAGCGCATCCTGCGCCTGCTGTGTCGCATCTCCTTGTCCCCCGATTCCTGCGTCAACCAGACCGAGGACCGCTTCCGGCGCTTCGGCGTGAAGTCCCTGCTGGTGTCCAAGTTCATTCCCGGTTTTAACACCATCGCCGCGCCGCTCTCTGGCGCCATGGGCACCCAGACCCGCGAATTCGTGCTGTTCTCGGCCACCGGCGCCGCCCTCTGGAGCGGCACCGGTATCCTGCTGGGCTTCCTGTTCCACAACAGCGTGGACAGCGTGCTGGAATTCCTCTCGACTATGGGCAGCACCGCCCTGATGGTGGTCGGCGGCCTGCTGGCCCTGTTCATCGCCTTCAAGTATGCCGAGCGCCGCCGCGCCCGCGCCCGTTCGGACATCGAACGCATCGAACTGGCCGAAGTCCTGCAACTGATCGACGACGGCCACGAGCCCCTCATCATCGACGCCCGCAGCCTGACCGCCCAGCAGCTCGAAGCCGCCATCCCGGGCGCGCTGGTCTACCGCGCCTGCCAGCCCGAGCAACTGATGGCTTCGCTCGACCGCAACCGCCACATCGTCGTCTACTGCAGCTGCCCGAACGACGTCACGGCCGCCGAAGTGGCCAAGCAATTCCTTGCCAACGGCTTCCACCGCGCCCGTCCGCTCAAGGGCGGCCTGGAGGCCTGGAACGCCCATCACAACGCCGGTCCCGAACTCGACCCGGCCACCTGCTGA
- a CDS encoding ABC transporter ATP-binding protein: MTQDSSMLLSVRDLRISFRVDKKTTVEAIKGISFDVPADATVALVGESGSGKSVSSLAVMGLLPPDTTIVRPGSSVRFAGRELLGLPIAERRKLCGRDIAMIFQEPMSSLNPVFTVGFQIGEVLRLHMGMDQRAARARTLELLAEVGIPDPDNKIDAYPSQMSGGQQQRVMIAMAIACEPRLLIADEPTTALDVTIQKQIMELIARLQKKHRMAVLFITHDLGLVGEIADRVIVMRHGEVREEGEAAQVFGAPRDAYTRALLHCRPKLDERPIRLPVIDDFLSGAATPGELRTQRARGSSPADQPLLVVENLAKSFWLREGLFGKREFKAVKDVSFSLGRGKTLGVVGESGSGKTTVGLTLLRLHRATGGRALFDGRELLGMSDREYQPYKRRIQIIFQNPYASLNPRFTVGQILLEPMRIHRIGANDAERIEMAHYLLKRVGLPEQAYHRYPHEFSGGQRQRIAIARCLTMKPEILVCDESVSALDVSVQAQVLNLLQDLQDEYGMSYIFISHDLSVVKYISDQVMVMHHGSVVEMADSDALYRDPRHPYTRSLLAAIPRGA; the protein is encoded by the coding sequence ATGACCCAGGATTCCAGCATGCTGCTCTCGGTGCGCGACCTGCGCATTTCCTTCCGCGTCGACAAGAAGACCACGGTCGAGGCGATCAAGGGCATTTCCTTCGACGTGCCGGCCGACGCCACCGTGGCGCTGGTGGGCGAATCCGGCAGCGGCAAGTCGGTCAGCTCGCTCGCGGTGATGGGCCTGCTGCCGCCGGACACCACCATCGTGCGCCCGGGCTCGAGCGTACGCTTCGCAGGGCGTGAATTGCTCGGCCTGCCGATCGCCGAGCGCCGCAAGCTGTGTGGGCGTGACATCGCCATGATCTTCCAGGAACCGATGTCCTCGCTCAACCCGGTGTTCACAGTCGGCTTTCAGATCGGCGAAGTGCTGCGCCTGCACATGGGCATGGACCAGCGCGCCGCGCGCGCCCGCACCCTCGAGCTGCTGGCCGAGGTTGGCATTCCCGATCCGGACAACAAGATCGATGCCTATCCCTCGCAGATGTCGGGCGGGCAGCAGCAGCGCGTGATGATCGCGATGGCGATCGCCTGCGAGCCCAGGCTGCTGATCGCGGACGAGCCGACCACGGCGCTGGACGTGACGATCCAGAAACAGATCATGGAGCTGATCGCCAGGCTGCAGAAGAAGCACCGGATGGCGGTGCTCTTCATCACCCACGACCTGGGCCTGGTGGGCGAGATCGCCGACCGCGTGATCGTGATGCGGCACGGCGAGGTGCGCGAGGAAGGGGAGGCGGCCCAGGTGTTCGGCGCGCCGCGCGACGCCTACACGCGCGCGCTGCTGCACTGCCGGCCGAAGCTGGACGAGCGGCCGATCCGGCTGCCGGTGATCGACGATTTCCTCAGCGGCGCGGCGACGCCGGGCGAGCTGCGCACCCAGCGCGCGCGGGGCAGTTCGCCGGCGGACCAGCCGCTGCTGGTGGTCGAGAATCTGGCCAAGAGTTTCTGGCTGCGCGAAGGCCTGTTCGGCAAGCGCGAGTTCAAGGCGGTCAAGGACGTGTCCTTCAGCCTGGGGCGCGGCAAGACCCTGGGCGTGGTGGGCGAATCGGGTTCGGGCAAGACCACGGTCGGGCTGACCCTGCTGCGCCTGCATCGCGCCACGGGCGGGCGCGCCCTGTTCGACGGGCGCGAACTGCTGGGCATGTCGGACCGCGAGTACCAGCCCTACAAGCGGCGCATCCAGATCATCTTCCAGAATCCCTACGCCTCGCTCAATCCTCGCTTCACGGTGGGGCAGATCCTGCTCGAGCCGATGCGCATCCACCGGATCGGCGCCAACGACGCCGAGCGGATCGAGATGGCGCATTACCTGCTCAAGCGGGTGGGGCTGCCGGAGCAGGCCTACCACCGCTATCCCCACGAATTCTCGGGCGGCCAGCGCCAGCGCATCGCGATCGCGCGCTGCCTGACCATGAAGCCGGAGATCCTGGTGTGCGACGAGTCGGTGTCGGCGCTGGACGTCTCGGTGCAGGCCCAGGTGCTCAACCTGCTGCAGGACCTGCAGGATGAGTACGGCATGAGCTATATCTTCATCTCGCACGACCTGTCGGTGGTGAAGTACATCTCGGACCAGGTGATGGTGATGCATCACGGCAGCGTGGTGGAGATGGCGGACTCGGATGCTTTGTATCGCGATCCTCGCCATCCCTATACGCGGTCCTTGCTGGCGGCGATTCCGCGCGGGGCGTAA
- a CDS encoding ABC transporter permease: protein MLTHPAPSSSAGLWTLAWRRLRADRVAMLALGVVAAFLLLVLLSACGLVAADWEDEVAVNYAPPSFVGADAATRALAAAQTPRPAPPNAFDPLAGELAELRAELAAEAPPAPKASTLPFGADKWGHDVLKKTIKGGETSIVVGLVAAFVAVALGTLFGAVSGFYGGVVDDLFNWFYSIFTSIPSILMILTVAAVLQQKGVATIVLILGLTGWTGPYRLMRAEYMKHKAREYVMAADAIGASALRRMFGHILPNVSHVALVQMSILVVGFIKAEVILSFLGFGVPVGVVSWGSMLNEAQNELILGKWWQLAAAAGAMALLVTAFSLFADALRDALDPKLK, encoded by the coding sequence ATGCTGACCCACCCCGCACCTTCCTCCTCCGCCGGTCTCTGGACCCTTGCCTGGCGCCGCCTGCGCGCCGACCGCGTCGCCATGCTGGCGCTCGGCGTGGTGGCCGCCTTCCTGCTGCTGGTGCTGCTCTCGGCTTGCGGCCTGGTCGCCGCCGACTGGGAAGACGAGGTGGCGGTGAACTATGCGCCCCCGAGCTTCGTCGGCGCCGACGCCGCCACCCGCGCCCTGGCCGCGGCCCAGACGCCGCGCCCGGCGCCGCCCAACGCCTTCGACCCGCTGGCTGGCGAACTGGCCGAGCTCAGGGCGGAGCTGGCGGCCGAAGCGCCGCCGGCGCCCAAGGCCAGCACCTTGCCCTTCGGGGCCGACAAATGGGGCCATGACGTGCTCAAGAAGACCATCAAGGGCGGCGAGACCTCGATCGTGGTCGGCCTGGTGGCGGCCTTCGTGGCGGTGGCGCTGGGCACCCTGTTCGGGGCGGTGTCGGGCTTCTACGGCGGGGTGGTGGACGACCTGTTCAACTGGTTCTACAGCATCTTCACCTCGATCCCCTCGATCCTGATGATCCTGACGGTGGCCGCCGTGCTGCAGCAGAAGGGCGTCGCCACCATCGTCCTGATCCTGGGCCTGACCGGCTGGACCGGGCCCTACCGCCTGATGCGCGCCGAGTACATGAAGCACAAGGCGCGCGAATACGTGATGGCGGCCGACGCCATCGGCGCCTCGGCGCTGCGCCGCATGTTCGGCCATATCCTGCCCAACGTCTCGCACGTGGCCCTGGTGCAGATGTCGATCCTGGTGGTCGGCTTCATCAAGGCCGAGGTGATCCTGTCCTTCCTCGGCTTCGGCGTGCCGGTCGGGGTGGTGTCCTGGGGCAGCATGCTGAACGAGGCACAGAACGAACTCATCCTGGGCAAGTGGTGGCAACTGGCCGCGGCCGCCGGCGCCATGGCGCTGCTGGTGACCGCCTTCTCGCTGTTCGCCGACGCCCTGCGCGACGCGCTCGACCCGAAACTGAAGTGA